TCTGGACGTGAACGGCGTGGGTCCCAAGATGGCCCAGCGGATTCTGAGCGGAGTCTCCCCCGCCGACCTTTTGAACATGATTGCCAGCGACAACAAGAGCGCCCTAGGGAAAATCAAGGGCCTGGGCAAGAAGACTACCGAACAGATGGTGCTCACCCTCAAGGACCGTGCGGCCACCATGCTTCAGGCTCTCGGGAACGTGGAAGGTTCTGGCGTCACCGGCATGGGCGTACTCACTGGCGCCAAGATGGAGGCGGTGCTTGCGCTCCATACCCTGGGGGTCAAGGACCCTGCGGCAGAAAAGGCCGTGGCCAAGGCCTACGAGAACCTGGGCGACTCCGCCGACGCAGCCGCCCTCATCCCCGAAGCCCTGAAATATCTCTAATCATTGTCATTGCGAGCAACGCGAAGCAATCTCTAACTTGAATTAATATGTCCCGCATTACAGAAGCCGAAGCCCTAGACCTTTTCAACAACGCCCCCCTGAAGGAGCTGTGCGCCATGGCCTGCGCCGAAAAGGAACTCCGCCACGGGAAATCCGTCTATTGGGTCAACAACAGACAAATTAACTATACCAACGTCTGCGTTCTGCACTGCAAGTTCTGCGCCTTCTCCAAAATCAAGAAGGACAGCCCCACCGCCTACGACTGGGACTACGGCACCATCAGGGCAAAGGCCGCCGAGGCCATCGGCCAGGGAGCGCGGGAACTCCACATTGTAGGCGGTCTCCATCCGGACCACCCCTTCGACTACTACATCGACATGCTCTCGAAACTCCGCAAGGAATTCCCGAAGGTGAACCTGAAGGCCTTTACCGCCGTAGAAATCTGCCACTTCTCGAAAATTTCGGGCCAGAGCCCCGAACAGATCATGGCCACGCTGAAAAAGGCAGGCCTTGACGCCCTCCCCGGAGGCGGCGCCGAAATCCTGGTGCAAAGCGTCCGGGACCAAATCTGCCCGGGTAAAGAAACTGGCGAGGAATGGCTTTCTGTGCACAAAGCTGCACACAAGCTGGGAATCCCCACCAACGCCACCATGCTCTTTGGCCACGTCGAAAAGCCCGAAGACCGTATCGCCCACATGGGCATGCTGCGGACACTGCAAGACGAAACCCCCGGATTCTTCGCCTTCATCCCCCTGGTTTACCACCCGGAACACAACGCCCTCCACAAAATTGTCCCCGAGATTACAAGCGAAGAGGATATATTGCGGACCGTAGCAGTCTCCAGGCTGTTCCTGGACAACTTCCCGCATATCAAGGCCTACTGGATACAGATGGGAATCGAAACCGCCATGAAGGCCCTCCACGCCGGGGCATCCGACCTGGACGGCACCATCATGGAAGAAAAAATCACCCACGCCGCCGGAGCAAAAGTCCCCGTGGGAATGAGCCCTTCCCGCATGCGGGAACTGATTATTGGCGAAGGCCTCACCCCCGTCGAACGGGACGCCATGTACGAGACTTTCGGGTAGATGGCACTAGAAAACCCCGTGCAGAATTGCACAGGGCTTTCGTCGTTCTTAAGGAATAATTCTTTTAGATTACTTCTTCTGGAGCGGGGTATCCTTCAGGATTTCCTCGACCAGGTTCTTCATGTTTTCTTCCCAGTCGCCCTTGCCCATGGCGAAGCCGAGATGGACGCGGGCCTTGAGCGTGCCGCTCGCCACAACGGTCTTGCTGTCGGCGTTGGCAATGGAGTATTCGCCGGTGAACTGGAGGTAGCTCTTGGTTTCGGCGCTCATGGTGAGCGGGTTCATCTTGGTTTCGGAGAGGCGGGAAACTTCGAGGTTGCTCATGGAGATGATGAGACCAGAAACGCCGTCGAGAGCGTCAAACTTCGGGGAGGGAACGAGATAGTCCTTCTTGCCGAACTTGGTCGAGGTCATGGTGAAATCTGCCGCTTCCTTGGCCGTGAAATTGGCGGCGATGTCGGCCTGGCTCTTCAGTTCGCTGCCCATCTGCTGGGTGAACCAACCGGAGAAGTTGCTGGAGAAGTCCGGAAGGTCGTCGGCAACGTCGTCCTGGTTCTTCACGACCGGCTCGGTGTAGAAGACGGTCACTGCCGTTGCCGGCTCAGTCCAACTAGGGTCGATGTTCTTGAGACCAGCCTTGCCCCCGCAACCGATGAGAGAAAGTGAGACTGCACAGAGAAGAAGTGCAGCAATTTTTTTCATGATATTATCCTCCTGATGGGAAATTTCCAGAAAAACGACATTGTTTTCCTGGCGAGGCAATATAGGAAAAATTTGTTCCAAAAAAGAGATTTTTGTGCAATAAAAAAATTTTTTTCGAAATTTTCCGTCAAAAATTTTCTATATGACTCAATCTGAAACATATAGGAATTTTCCAAGATTTCATGACGAAAAAGGCAATCCAGGGGCCTTTCCAGTTCAAGAAATTGCAAAAACGATCCGGCCCATCTAGACAATTTCCCAAATTTTATA
The sequence above is drawn from the Fibrobacter sp. genome and encodes:
- the mqnE gene encoding aminofutalosine synthase MqnE codes for the protein MSRITEAEALDLFNNAPLKELCAMACAEKELRHGKSVYWVNNRQINYTNVCVLHCKFCAFSKIKKDSPTAYDWDYGTIRAKAAEAIGQGARELHIVGGLHPDHPFDYYIDMLSKLRKEFPKVNLKAFTAVEICHFSKISGQSPEQIMATLKKAGLDALPGGGAEILVQSVRDQICPGKETGEEWLSVHKAAHKLGIPTNATMLFGHVEKPEDRIAHMGMLRTLQDETPGFFAFIPLVYHPEHNALHKIVPEITSEEDILRTVAVSRLFLDNFPHIKAYWIQMGIETAMKALHAGASDLDGTIMEEKITHAAGAKVPVGMSPSRMRELIIGEGLTPVERDAMYETFG
- the ruvA gene encoding Holliday junction branch migration protein RuvA — translated: MIEQIRGKLIQKSPTFVVVDVAGIGYGVNISARTGGMLPDENAEVLLYTNLVVREDSMTLFGFADQAEKDLFLMLLDVNGVGPKMAQRILSGVSPADLLNMIASDNKSALGKIKGLGKKTTEQMVLTLKDRAATMLQALGNVEGSGVTGMGVLTGAKMEAVLALHTLGVKDPAAEKAVAKAYENLGDSADAAALIPEALKYL